The Streptomyces sp. NBC_00224 genome has a window encoding:
- a CDS encoding ParB N-terminal domain-containing protein has translation MSLAEQSIDDQLLKIHAADLDEVVTSMVWIESHPAGEVRIDSLVFEDSPRLGGADEDHVRVLAEAGDSLPPITVHRSSMRVIDGTHRVRAALLNGRTTIQARMVDCDEGAAYVLAVKANVTHGLPLSRSDRSVAAARIIMTHPQWSDRAVAAAVGLSDKTISRIRSRSSADAPQSNARLGRDGRLRPLDSGYRRQQAAAMIHERPNAGLREVARATGLSPATVRDVRQRIDRGEDPVPGRYRAAAGQSPAPGAPVVPRQTQRAVSARSERRDISVDRQKLLAKLSEDPSLRLNEAGRRTLRWLHHYTVDGEGMENLGRGLPGHWAPEVADLARSCAAAWQTLAEQLQQRAE, from the coding sequence GTGAGTCTGGCCGAGCAATCAATTGACGATCAGTTACTGAAGATCCATGCGGCGGACCTCGACGAGGTCGTGACCTCCATGGTCTGGATCGAGTCGCATCCCGCCGGTGAAGTACGCATCGACTCCCTCGTCTTCGAGGACTCGCCCCGTCTCGGCGGCGCGGACGAGGATCACGTACGCGTACTCGCCGAGGCAGGGGACTCGCTGCCGCCGATCACCGTCCACCGCTCGTCGATGCGCGTCATCGACGGTACCCACCGGGTGCGCGCCGCGCTCCTCAACGGCCGTACGACCATCCAGGCCCGGATGGTGGACTGCGACGAGGGCGCCGCATACGTCCTGGCGGTCAAGGCCAACGTCACCCACGGCCTGCCGCTGTCGCGGTCCGACCGCTCGGTGGCCGCCGCGCGCATCATCATGACCCATCCGCAGTGGTCCGACCGCGCCGTCGCCGCCGCCGTCGGCCTCTCCGACAAGACCATTTCCAGGATCCGGTCCCGCTCCTCGGCGGACGCTCCGCAGTCGAACGCGCGCCTCGGCCGCGACGGCCGCCTGCGCCCGCTGGACAGCGGATACCGCCGCCAGCAGGCCGCCGCGATGATCCACGAGCGGCCCAACGCGGGTCTGCGCGAGGTGGCCAGGGCGACCGGCCTCTCCCCGGCCACCGTGCGGGACGTGCGCCAGCGCATCGACCGGGGCGAGGACCCCGTGCCGGGCCGCTACCGCGCGGCCGCGGGCCAGAGCCCGGCGCCGGGCGCGCCCGTGGTGCCCCGCCAGACACAGCGTGCGGTGAGCGCCCGCAGCGAGCGGCGGGACATTTCCGTCGATCGGCAGAAGCTGCTCGCCAAGCTGAGCGAGGACCCCTCGCTGCGGCTCAACGAGGCCGGCCGGCGCACCCTGCGCTGGCTCCACCACTACACGGTGGACGGCGAGGGCATGGAGAACCTGGGCCGCGGTCTGCCCGGTCACTGGGCGCCCGAGGTGGCCGACCTCGCGCGCAGCTGCGCGGCCGCCTGGCAGACCCTTGCCGAGCAGCTCCAACAGCGGGCCGAGTGA
- a CDS encoding inositol-3-phosphate synthase → MSVSPYADTRENGPRTGVWFIGARGSVATTAVAGCAAVAAGLQPATGMVTETPDFAGTGLPELSSFVFGGHDVASSPLPKRAEELAAGGVLPHGLPAAVRAELAAADEEIRMGGPLPGDTRDDEELIAAFAADITAFADRTGVARTVVVNVSSTEPAPAGGDTRLPASSLYAAAALRAGCAYVNFTPSTGLGHPDLRAAADAAGVPYAGRDGKTGQTLLRAVLAPMFHQRALAVRAWSGSNLLGGGDGASLADPAAAAAKNAGKNRVLEDNLGMLPEGQVHIDDVPALGDWKTAWDHIVFEGFLGSRMVLQTIWQGCDSALAAPLVLDLARLAARAHQAGLTGPRPELGFYFKDPDGGSSALAEQYAALLSFAERLREAR, encoded by the coding sequence CTGTCCGTGTCCCCCTACGCAGATACCCGCGAGAACGGCCCCCGGACGGGGGTCTGGTTCATCGGAGCCCGCGGCTCCGTCGCCACCACGGCGGTCGCCGGCTGCGCCGCCGTGGCCGCCGGGCTCCAGCCCGCCACCGGCATGGTCACCGAGACCCCCGACTTCGCCGGGACCGGACTTCCCGAGCTGTCGTCGTTCGTCTTCGGCGGCCACGACGTGGCCAGCAGCCCGCTGCCCAAGCGGGCCGAGGAACTGGCCGCCGGGGGAGTGCTCCCGCACGGGCTGCCCGCCGCCGTGCGCGCCGAACTCGCCGCCGCCGACGAGGAGATACGCATGGGCGGCCCGCTGCCCGGCGACACCCGCGACGACGAGGAGCTGATCGCCGCGTTCGCGGCCGACATCACCGCCTTCGCCGACCGCACCGGCGTGGCCCGCACCGTCGTCGTCAACGTCTCCTCGACCGAGCCCGCGCCCGCCGGGGGCGACACCCGGCTGCCCGCCTCCTCGCTGTACGCGGCGGCCGCGCTGCGCGCCGGGTGCGCGTACGTCAACTTCACCCCGTCGACCGGCCTGGGCCACCCGGACCTCCGGGCGGCGGCCGACGCGGCCGGCGTGCCGTACGCGGGCCGCGACGGCAAGACCGGCCAGACCCTCCTCCGCGCGGTGCTCGCACCGATGTTCCACCAGCGCGCCCTGGCCGTACGGGCGTGGTCCGGCAGCAACCTGCTCGGCGGCGGGGACGGGGCCTCGCTCGCCGACCCGGCGGCCGCCGCCGCGAAGAACGCGGGCAAGAACCGCGTCCTGGAGGACAACCTCGGCATGCTGCCCGAGGGCCAGGTGCACATCGACGACGTTCCGGCGCTCGGCGACTGGAAGACCGCCTGGGACCACATCGTCTTCGAGGGCTTCCTCGGCTCGCGGATGGTGCTCCAGACGATCTGGCAGGGCTGCGACTCGGCGCTCGCCGCGCCGCTCGTCCTCGACCTGGCCCGCCTCGCCGCCCGCGCCCACCAGGCCGGACTGACCGGCCCGCGCCCCGAGCTGGGCTTCTACTTCAAGGACCCGGACGGCGGCTCCTCGGCGCTGGCCGAGCAGTACGCGGCCCTGCTGTCGTTCGCCGAGCGGCTGCGGGAGGCCCGGTGA
- a CDS encoding SCO3242 family prenyltransferase, which produces MRDWAELLRVSALFTVPGDALAGAASAGLRPNRRTALAVASSLCLYEAGMALNDWADREEDAVDRPHRPIPSGRVKPAAALAAAAGLTGAGLALAYRAGRPAGLVATALAGTVWAYDLRLKHTPAGPAAMAAARSLDLLLGATATTGTVTRRPLLPATALGAHTYAVTTVSRHETQGGSVRAPLAALAGAVTLGALTARRPGATQAFRLPSEPRDIARTAFAATFVATAAKPLFHAVLNPSPPLTQRAVGGGIKAMIPLQAALAARAGSVRTAAALTGLIPVARKLARKVSPT; this is translated from the coding sequence CTGCGCGACTGGGCCGAACTCCTGCGCGTCTCCGCCCTGTTCACCGTTCCCGGCGACGCCCTCGCGGGGGCGGCGTCCGCCGGGCTGCGCCCCAACCGGCGCACCGCGCTCGCCGTGGCCTCCTCCCTCTGCCTGTACGAGGCGGGGATGGCCCTGAACGACTGGGCGGACCGCGAGGAGGACGCCGTCGACCGCCCCCACCGCCCGATCCCGTCCGGCCGCGTCAAGCCGGCCGCGGCCCTGGCGGCGGCGGCCGGACTCACCGGCGCGGGCCTGGCGCTCGCCTACCGCGCGGGCCGCCCGGCCGGGCTGGTCGCGACGGCGCTCGCGGGCACGGTGTGGGCGTACGACCTGCGTCTGAAGCACACGCCGGCGGGCCCGGCCGCGATGGCCGCGGCCCGCTCCCTGGACCTGCTCCTGGGCGCGACGGCCACGACCGGCACGGTGACCAGGCGCCCCCTGCTCCCGGCCACGGCCCTGGGCGCGCACACCTACGCGGTGACCACGGTCTCCCGGCACGAGACGCAGGGGGGTTCGGTGCGGGCGCCGCTGGCGGCGCTGGCGGGTGCGGTGACCCTGGGCGCGCTGACGGCGCGGCGGCCGGGCGCCACGCAGGCGTTCCGGCTTCCGTCCGAGCCCCGTGACATCGCCAGGACCGCGTTCGCCGCGACCTTCGTGGCCACCGCCGCCAAGCCCCTCTTCCACGCCGTCCTCAACCCGTCCCCTCCGCTCACCCAGCGGGCCGTGGGCGGCGGCATCAAGGCGATGATCCCGCTCCAGGCGGCCCTCGCGGCCCGGGCCGGATCCGTCCGTACCGCCGCCGCCCTGACCGGCCTCATCCCCGTAGCCCGCAAGCTCGCACGAAAGGTCAGCCCCACATGA
- a CDS encoding sugar phosphate isomerase/epimerase family protein, whose protein sequence is MSLRLGYGTNGLTDLRLDDALGLLADLGYEGVGLTLDHMHLDPLAPELPARTRRVARRLGELGLGVTVETGARYVLDPRRKHGPSLLDPDPDARARRTALLVTAVRVAADLGAHAVHCFSGITPGGTDDDTAWKLLGEALGPVLDAASDAGVPLAIEPEPGHLLATLADFHRLRERLGDPEPLGLTLDLGHCQCLEPASPAECVRAAAPWLRHVQIEDMRRGVHEHLPFGDGEIDFPPVLEALAATGYGGLTVVELPRHSHAGPEQARRSMEFLRPLIASAASPLKGA, encoded by the coding sequence ATGAGCCTCCGCCTCGGCTACGGCACCAACGGCCTCACCGACCTCCGCCTCGACGACGCCCTCGGGCTCCTCGCGGACCTCGGGTACGAGGGCGTGGGGCTGACCCTCGACCACATGCACCTCGACCCGCTCGCCCCCGAACTCCCCGCCCGCACCCGCCGGGTGGCCCGACGGCTCGGCGAGCTCGGCCTGGGCGTGACCGTGGAGACAGGCGCCCGGTACGTACTCGACCCGCGGCGCAAGCACGGCCCGTCCCTCCTCGACCCGGACCCGGACGCCCGCGCCCGCCGCACCGCACTGCTCGTCACGGCCGTCCGCGTCGCCGCCGACCTCGGCGCGCACGCCGTGCACTGCTTCAGCGGCATCACGCCCGGCGGCACCGACGACGACACCGCCTGGAAGCTGCTCGGGGAGGCCCTCGGCCCGGTGCTCGACGCGGCCTCGGACGCGGGCGTTCCGCTCGCGATCGAGCCCGAGCCCGGCCACCTCCTCGCCACCCTCGCCGACTTCCACCGGCTGCGCGAGCGGCTGGGCGACCCGGAACCGCTCGGGCTCACGCTCGACCTCGGGCACTGCCAGTGCCTGGAGCCGGCCTCGCCCGCGGAGTGCGTGCGCGCCGCCGCACCCTGGCTGCGGCACGTCCAGATCGAGGACATGCGGCGCGGGGTGCACGAACACCTGCCGTTCGGGGACGGCGAGATCGACTTCCCGCCCGTCCTGGAGGCGCTCGCCGCCACCGGCTACGGCGGTCTGACCGTCGTCGAGCTGCCCCGCCACTCCCACGCGGGCCCCGAACAGGCCCGCAGGTCCATGGAGTTCCTGCGCCCGCTGATCGCGAGTGCCGCCTCGCCCCTGAAGGGAGCCTAG
- a CDS encoding EboA domain-containing protein: MIPRAELDARLGGAARAWLDEALAEAAHTAARPAAGYGTAPWELRFASAGRHLGADAVDEARVLLLHTARVDAPTATRIYQQGSAAERRAVLLALPDLGLGPAAGVPLVEDALRANDTRLVAAAVGPYAAAHLDPHAWRHAVLKCLFTGVSVDAVASLRERAHGDTELARMLGDYAKERTAAARPVPDDLHRVLALTGAEES; this comes from the coding sequence GTGATACCTCGTGCGGAACTCGACGCCCGCTTGGGCGGCGCCGCCCGTGCCTGGCTCGACGAGGCGCTCGCCGAGGCGGCGCACACCGCCGCCCGCCCGGCCGCCGGGTACGGCACCGCCCCCTGGGAGCTGCGGTTCGCCTCGGCCGGCCGCCACCTCGGCGCCGACGCCGTCGATGAAGCCCGCGTCCTGCTGCTGCACACCGCCCGCGTGGACGCGCCCACCGCGACCCGGATCTACCAGCAGGGCAGCGCCGCCGAGCGCCGCGCCGTCCTGCTGGCGCTCCCGGACCTCGGCCTCGGCCCGGCGGCCGGGGTGCCGCTCGTCGAGGACGCGCTGCGCGCCAACGACACCCGTCTGGTGGCGGCGGCCGTCGGCCCCTACGCCGCGGCCCACCTGGACCCGCACGCCTGGCGGCACGCCGTACTGAAGTGCCTGTTCACCGGCGTGTCCGTGGACGCCGTCGCCTCCTTGCGGGAGCGCGCCCACGGCGACACGGAACTCGCCCGGATGCTCGGCGACTACGCGAAGGAACGTACCGCCGCCGCCCGCCCCGTCCCCGACGACCTGCACCGCGTACTGGCCCTCACCGGGGCCGAGGAGTCCTGA
- a CDS encoding TatD family hydrolase, with protein MRIFDPHIHMTSRTTDDYEAMYAAGVRAVVEPAFWLGQPRTSPESFFDYFDALLGWEPFRAAQYGIAHHCTIALNPKEANDPRCTPVLDELPRYLVKDGVVAVGEIGYDSMTPAEDHALAVQLQLAAEHGLPAMVHTPHRDKLTGLRRTIDVVRDSALAPERVLLDHLNETTVKEAKDSGAWLGFSVYPDTKMDEDRMVAILDEYGPEKVLVNSAADWGKSDPLKTRKVADAMLKAGFDEDAVDLVLWRNPVAFYALSGRLDLDLTAPDALHEGNSILRGGE; from the coding sequence ATGCGTATCTTCGACCCGCACATCCATATGACGTCCCGCACCACCGACGACTACGAGGCCATGTACGCGGCGGGCGTGCGCGCGGTCGTCGAGCCCGCGTTCTGGCTGGGCCAGCCCCGTACCTCGCCCGAGAGTTTCTTCGACTACTTCGACGCGCTGCTCGGCTGGGAGCCGTTCCGGGCCGCCCAGTACGGCATAGCCCACCACTGCACGATCGCCCTCAACCCCAAGGAGGCGAACGACCCGCGCTGTACGCCCGTCCTCGACGAGCTGCCGCGCTATCTGGTCAAGGACGGCGTGGTGGCGGTCGGCGAGATCGGCTACGACTCGATGACGCCCGCCGAGGACCACGCGCTCGCCGTCCAGCTCCAGCTCGCCGCCGAGCACGGCCTGCCCGCCATGGTGCACACCCCGCACCGCGACAAGCTCACCGGTCTGCGCCGCACGATCGACGTCGTACGCGATTCGGCGCTCGCCCCCGAGCGGGTGCTGCTCGACCACCTCAACGAGACGACCGTCAAGGAGGCCAAGGACAGCGGCGCCTGGCTCGGCTTCTCGGTCTACCCGGACACCAAGATGGACGAGGACCGGATGGTCGCGATCCTCGACGAGTACGGGCCGGAGAAGGTGCTGGTCAACTCGGCCGCGGACTGGGGAAAGAGCGATCCGCTGAAGACCCGCAAGGTGGCCGACGCGATGCTGAAGGCCGGGTTCGACGAGGACGCGGTGGACCTGGTGCTGTGGCGCAACCCGGTCGCGTTCTACGCGCTGAGCGGACGTCTGGACCTGGACCTGACCGCCCCGGACGCCCTGCACGAGGGCAACTCCATCCTTCGCGGCGGCGAGTGA
- the eboE gene encoding metabolite traffic protein EboE translates to MRLRHPDGSTVHLAYCTNVHPAETLDGVLAQLRDHCEPVRRRLGTDRLGIGLWLARGAAEELSADAAALRGLRAELDGRGLEVVTLNGFPYDGFGAEEVKYRVYKPDWTDPERLEHTADLARLLAALLPDDVTEGTISTLPLAWRTGFDAAAAETAHTALTTLAARLDALEEETGKSIRIGLEPEPGCTVETTADAIAPLAAIGSPRIGICVDTCHLATSFEDPSQALDALHAAGIAIPKVQLSAALHAEEPGRPEVRAALAEFAEPRFLHQTRTRHGAGLLGTDDLDEALAGQALPDTAPWRAHFHVPLHARPAAPLTSTLPVLREALAGLVGGPVARTRHLEVETYTWQALPAELRPRDRDQLADGIAAELTLARDLLTDLGLKELP, encoded by the coding sequence ATGCGACTGCGCCACCCCGACGGCTCCACGGTCCACCTCGCGTACTGCACCAACGTCCACCCCGCCGAGACCCTCGACGGCGTCCTCGCCCAGCTGCGCGACCACTGCGAGCCGGTCCGCCGGCGGCTTGGCACCGACCGGCTCGGCATCGGCCTGTGGCTGGCCCGGGGCGCGGCCGAGGAGCTGAGCGCGGACGCGGCCGCGCTGCGCGGGCTGCGCGCGGAACTCGACGGACGCGGCCTGGAGGTCGTCACCCTCAACGGCTTCCCCTACGACGGATTCGGCGCCGAGGAGGTCAAGTACCGCGTCTACAAGCCGGACTGGACCGATCCGGAACGCCTGGAGCACACCGCGGACCTGGCCCGGCTGCTCGCCGCGCTGCTCCCCGACGACGTCACCGAGGGCACCATCTCCACCCTCCCGCTCGCCTGGCGCACCGGCTTCGACGCCGCCGCGGCCGAGACCGCGCACACCGCCCTCACCACACTGGCGGCGCGCCTCGACGCCCTGGAGGAGGAGACCGGGAAGTCCATCCGGATCGGCCTGGAGCCGGAGCCCGGCTGCACGGTCGAGACCACCGCCGACGCCATCGCCCCGCTCGCCGCGATCGGCTCGCCGCGCATCGGCATCTGCGTCGACACCTGCCATCTGGCCACCTCCTTCGAGGACCCGTCGCAGGCGCTCGACGCGCTGCACGCCGCCGGGATCGCGATCCCCAAGGTCCAGCTGTCGGCCGCGCTGCACGCCGAGGAGCCGGGCAGGCCCGAAGTCCGCGCCGCGCTCGCCGAGTTCGCCGAGCCGCGCTTCCTGCACCAGACCCGCACCAGGCACGGCGCCGGGCTCCTGGGCACCGACGACCTCGACGAGGCCCTGGCCGGGCAGGCCCTGCCGGACACCGCGCCCTGGCGCGCCCACTTCCACGTACCGCTGCACGCGCGGCCCGCGGCGCCGCTCACCTCCACGCTGCCCGTGCTGCGCGAGGCCCTGGCGGGCCTGGTCGGCGGCCCGGTCGCGCGCACCCGCCACCTGGAGGTCGAGACGTACACCTGGCAGGCCCTGCCCGCCGAGCTGCGCCCGCGCGACCGGGACCAGCTCGCCGACGGCATCGCCGCCGAACTCACCCTCGCCCGGGACCTGTTGACCGACCTCGGCCTCAAGGAACTGCCATGA
- a CDS encoding alkaline phosphatase family protein, with protein MTDATAGAPNPLLVLDVVGLTPKLLEHMPRLKALSCSGSKARLGTVLPAVTCAAQSTFLTGTLPAEHGIVGNGWYFRDLGDVLLWRQHNGLVEGDKLWDAARRAHPGYTVANICWWYAMGADTDITVTPRPVYYADGRKEPDCYTRPPALHDELHDKFGTFPLFNFWGPGANIVSSQWIVDATRHILATRNPDLALCYLPHLDYDLQRYGPDDPRSYRAAADLDAAMAPLLDDAEAAGRTVVALSEYGITRVSKPVDINRALRRAGLLEVHTQDGMEYLDPMASRAFAVADHQLAHIYVRRPEDLDATREALADVAGIDQLLDDEGKKSFGLDHPRSGELVAIAEPDAWFTYYYWLDDDRAPDFAQLVEIHRKPGYDPVELFMDPLDPYVKVKAAKALARKKLGMRYRMAVVPLDPSPVRGSHGRLPDDPQDGPLLLCSAPDAVGDAVEATEVKGLLLRLAGLE; from the coding sequence ATGACCGACGCCACCGCCGGCGCACCCAACCCGCTCCTCGTCCTGGACGTCGTCGGCCTCACCCCCAAGCTGCTTGAGCACATGCCCCGGCTCAAGGCGCTCAGCTGCTCCGGCTCCAAGGCGCGGCTCGGCACGGTGCTCCCGGCCGTGACCTGCGCCGCCCAGTCCACCTTCCTGACCGGTACGCTCCCCGCCGAGCACGGCATCGTCGGCAACGGCTGGTACTTCCGCGACCTGGGCGACGTCCTCCTGTGGCGTCAGCACAACGGCCTGGTCGAGGGCGACAAACTGTGGGACGCGGCCCGCCGCGCCCACCCGGGCTACACGGTCGCGAACATCTGCTGGTGGTACGCGATGGGCGCGGACACCGACATCACGGTCACCCCGCGTCCCGTCTACTACGCCGACGGCCGCAAGGAGCCCGACTGCTACACCCGGCCCCCGGCGCTCCACGACGAACTCCACGACAAGTTCGGCACGTTCCCCCTCTTCAACTTCTGGGGACCCGGCGCGAACATCGTCTCCTCCCAGTGGATCGTCGACGCCACCCGCCACATCCTGGCGACCCGCAACCCCGACCTGGCGCTGTGCTATCTGCCGCACCTGGACTACGACCTTCAGCGGTACGGCCCCGACGACCCGCGCTCCTACCGCGCGGCCGCCGACCTCGACGCCGCCATGGCGCCGCTGCTCGACGACGCGGAGGCGGCGGGCCGCACGGTCGTGGCCCTGTCGGAGTACGGCATCACGCGCGTCAGCAAGCCGGTGGACATCAACCGCGCCCTGCGCCGCGCCGGGCTGCTCGAAGTGCACACCCAGGACGGCATGGAGTATCTGGACCCGATGGCGTCCCGCGCCTTCGCGGTGGCCGACCACCAGCTCGCGCACATCTACGTCCGCAGGCCCGAGGACCTGGACGCCACCCGCGAGGCCCTCGCGGACGTGGCGGGCATCGACCAACTCCTCGACGACGAGGGCAAGAAGAGCTTCGGCCTCGATCACCCGCGGTCGGGCGAACTGGTCGCGATCGCGGAGCCGGACGCCTGGTTCACGTACTACTACTGGCTCGACGACGACCGCGCCCCGGACTTCGCCCAGCTCGTCGAGATCCACCGCAAGCCCGGGTACGACCCGGTCGAGCTGTTCATGGATCCGCTCGACCCGTATGTGAAGGTCAAGGCCGCGAAGGCGCTGGCGCGCAAGAAGCTGGGGATGCGCTACCGGATGGCGGTCGTGCCGCTGGATCCCTCGCCGGTGCGGGGCAGCCACGGACGGCTGCCCGACGACCCGCAGGACGGGCCGCTGCTGCTGTGCTCGGCTCCGGACGCGGTGGGCGACGCGGTGGAGGCCACCGAGGTGAAGGGCCTGCTGCTGAGGCTGGCGGGGCTGGAGTAG
- a CDS encoding methyltransferase — translation MPPIPPARVVRIVEGVRARVQRLAQLMVPAPIAVLELAQGAWVSQAIYVAAELKIADQLADGPLSSEEIARRIEADPDAVHRLLRALASYRIFSEQSDGRFKLTPMADALRTGTPMSMRDMALLTGHPASWEDWGALIHTVRTGQPSLEKNRGMHAYEYLGQNPEFGEIFLNGMGTLSNMETEPILAAYDFSKYKTLVDVFGGRGGLLSAILKKTPQSKGILFDSRADELGADAFLTEEGVVDRVEIDKGDLFGPLPAGADAYLLKHILHEWPEPKALEILKNAREAISPDGRLLVMEFVPPEGNAAHPAKLVDLWLMILVGGKERTERQYSEILRATGFQLDKIVQTAAGVSIVEARPV, via the coding sequence ATGCCCCCAATTCCGCCCGCCCGAGTCGTCCGCATCGTCGAAGGGGTGCGCGCGCGGGTGCAGCGCCTCGCCCAGCTGATGGTGCCCGCGCCGATCGCCGTCCTCGAACTGGCCCAGGGCGCCTGGGTGTCCCAGGCGATCTACGTGGCGGCCGAGCTGAAGATCGCCGACCAGCTCGCCGACGGCCCGCTGTCCTCGGAGGAGATCGCCCGGCGGATCGAGGCCGACCCGGACGCGGTCCACCGGCTGCTGCGCGCCCTCGCCAGCTACCGGATATTCAGCGAGCAGAGCGACGGCCGGTTCAAGCTGACGCCGATGGCCGACGCGCTGCGCACCGGCACGCCGATGTCGATGCGCGACATGGCTCTGTTGACAGGTCACCCCGCGAGCTGGGAGGACTGGGGTGCGCTCATCCACACCGTGCGCACCGGTCAGCCCAGCCTTGAGAAGAACCGCGGCATGCACGCGTACGAGTACCTGGGCCAGAACCCGGAATTCGGGGAGATCTTCCTCAACGGCATGGGCACGCTCTCGAATATGGAGACCGAGCCCATTCTCGCCGCGTACGACTTCTCCAAGTACAAGACGCTCGTCGACGTCTTCGGCGGCCGCGGCGGACTGCTGTCGGCGATCCTGAAGAAGACGCCCCAGTCGAAGGGCATCCTCTTCGATTCCCGGGCGGACGAGCTGGGCGCCGACGCGTTTCTCACCGAAGAGGGCGTGGTCGACCGGGTCGAGATCGACAAGGGCGATCTCTTCGGTCCGCTGCCGGCCGGTGCGGACGCCTATCTGCTGAAGCACATTCTGCATGAATGGCCGGAGCCGAAGGCGCTGGAGATCCTCAAGAACGCCCGTGAGGCAATCAGCCCCGACGGCCGGCTGCTCGTCATGGAATTCGTGCCTCCGGAGGGCAACGCGGCGCACCCCGCCAAGCTCGTCGACCTGTGGCTGATGATCCTGGTCGGCGGCAAGGAGCGCACCGAGCGCCAGTACTCGGAGATCCTGCGCGCCACCGGTTTCCAGCTGGACAAGATCGTGCAGACCGCCGCGGGCGTCTCGATCGTCGAGGCGCGCCCGGTCTGA
- a CDS encoding ScyD/ScyE family protein: MAAAAVGTMAVTLIPGPAQASPKEAKAAAGTTAGATANIEVIASKLNNPRGLSVQADGTILVAESGVGKPGCAPGTKCVGLTGSVYRVKGTEQGRVVTGLASSAVAPTNPYEPISAAGPNDVEANGSGYLVLNGFGGSTDDRAKLGADAAKLGTLQTSSGWVVGDPVKHETLLDPDWVLGHPANPEEASIHSNPWRFARNGRGFLVTDAGANDLVGVGFGGRTTTEAIFPDNELPAPGGAAAPSAKQKKALESLVPQTKSVAADGTVKVQAVPSGIVKGADGAFYIADMGGLRPGASRIWRIVPGHRAEVFASGLTAVTDLAADKNGNLIALTLTGGFQQQGPPLPGKLSRIDVKTKAVTEIPTDGKLAMSTGLAVGPNNEIYVTNNSVGTEGQLIKVTQ; this comes from the coding sequence GTGGCAGCGGCGGCGGTGGGCACCATGGCCGTCACGCTGATCCCCGGCCCGGCACAGGCCTCGCCGAAGGAGGCGAAGGCCGCTGCCGGTACCACCGCGGGTGCCACTGCCAACATTGAGGTCATTGCGAGCAAGCTCAACAACCCCCGCGGCCTCTCCGTCCAGGCGGACGGGACGATCCTGGTCGCCGAGTCGGGCGTGGGCAAGCCGGGCTGCGCGCCGGGCACCAAGTGCGTCGGACTGACCGGTTCCGTCTACCGCGTCAAGGGCACCGAGCAGGGCCGCGTCGTCACCGGCCTGGCGTCCTCCGCCGTGGCCCCGACCAACCCGTACGAGCCGATCTCGGCCGCCGGCCCCAACGACGTGGAGGCCAACGGGTCGGGTTACCTCGTCCTCAACGGCTTCGGCGGCAGCACGGACGACCGCGCCAAGCTCGGTGCGGACGCGGCCAAGCTCGGCACGCTCCAGACGTCGAGCGGCTGGGTCGTCGGCGACCCGGTCAAGCACGAGACGCTGCTCGACCCGGACTGGGTCCTGGGCCACCCGGCCAACCCGGAGGAAGCGTCCATCCACAGCAACCCCTGGCGCTTCGCCCGCAACGGCCGCGGCTTCCTGGTCACGGACGCCGGCGCCAACGACCTGGTCGGCGTCGGCTTCGGCGGCCGCACCACCACCGAGGCGATCTTCCCGGACAACGAGCTCCCCGCCCCGGGCGGCGCCGCGGCCCCGTCGGCCAAGCAGAAGAAGGCGCTGGAGTCCCTCGTCCCGCAGACCAAGTCGGTCGCGGCCGACGGCACGGTCAAGGTCCAGGCGGTGCCCAGCGGCATCGTCAAGGGCGCGGACGGCGCGTTCTACATCGCCGACATGGGCGGTCTGCGTCCGGGTGCCTCGCGCATCTGGCGGATCGTGCCGGGCCACCGTGCGGAGGTCTTCGCCAGCGGTCTGACCGCGGTGACCGACCTGGCCGCCGACAAGAACGGCAACCTGATCGCGCTGACGCTGACCGGTGGCTTCCAGCAGCAGGGCCCGCCGCTGCCGGGCAAGCTGAGCCGGATCGACGTCAAGACCAAGGCGGTCACCGAGATCCCGACCGACGGCAAGCTGGCGATGTCCACCGGCCTGGCCGTCGGCCCGAACAACGAGATCTACGTGACCAACAACTCGGTCGGCACCGAGGGTCAGCTGATCAAGGTCACGCAGTAG